The Streptomyces europaeiscabiei genome window below encodes:
- a CDS encoding MerR family transcriptional regulator, whose product MRIGELAARAGTTTRALRYYEARGLLPARRNRNGYRTYDEEDLKLLRQIRTLQDFGFDLEETRPFVECLRAGHPQGDSCPASLAVYRRKLDELDALIGELAAVRASVGEQLTRAEQARERLAAEAEVPGGPEPGCELGGGEL is encoded by the coding sequence ATGCGCATCGGCGAGCTGGCGGCACGGGCCGGGACGACGACACGGGCGTTGCGGTACTACGAGGCGCGGGGGCTGTTGCCCGCGCGGCGGAACCGGAACGGGTACCGGACGTACGACGAGGAGGATCTGAAGCTGTTGCGGCAGATCCGGACGCTGCAGGACTTCGGGTTCGACCTGGAGGAGACGCGGCCTTTCGTGGAGTGTCTGCGGGCAGGGCATCCGCAGGGCGACTCGTGCCCGGCGTCGCTGGCGGTGTACCGGCGGAAGCTGGACGAACTCGACGCGCTGATCGGTGAGCTGGCGGCCGTGCGGGCCTCGGTCGGCGAGCAGTTGACGCGGGCCGAGCAGGCGCGGGAGCGGCTGGCGGCCGAGGCGGAGGTTCCGGGGGGTCCGGAGCCGGGGTGTGAGCTGGGAGGCGGGGAGCTGTGA
- the trxA gene encoding thioredoxin → MIRAAGVAEVTDADFEAEVIGAELPVLVEFTADWCPPCRQMGPVLSALAAEEGERLKVVQLDVDTNPETTQAYKVLSMPTFMVFRDGEPVKAMVGARPKRRLLEEISDVVPANSADGP, encoded by the coding sequence GTGATCAGGGCGGCGGGTGTGGCCGAGGTGACGGACGCGGACTTCGAGGCGGAGGTGATCGGGGCGGAGTTGCCGGTGCTCGTGGAGTTCACGGCCGACTGGTGTCCGCCGTGCCGGCAGATGGGACCGGTGCTCAGTGCCCTCGCCGCGGAGGAGGGGGAACGGCTGAAGGTGGTGCAGCTGGATGTGGACACCAATCCGGAGACCACCCAGGCGTACAAGGTGCTGTCGATGCCGACCTTCATGGTGTTCCGCGACGGTGAGCCGGTGAAGGCGATGGTGGGGGCGCGGCCGAAGCGACGGCTGCTGGAGGAGATTTCCGACGTCGTCCCGGCGAATTCGGCCGACGGTCCGTAG
- a CDS encoding HelD family protein: MRREQEFIDGLYARVDALRGATEGSVTDALAQGNTPKQARLERDILVAERSGMLATLNAVDGSLCFGRLDLADGAVHHIGRIGLREDDTERTPILIDWRAKVARPFYLATGHTPMGLRRRRHITTDGRRVTALHDEILDLGDETRTGYEDPTGDAVLLAALNSARTGRMGDIVQTIQAEQDRIIRAPHQGVMVVEGGPGTGKTAVALHRAAYLLYEQRELLAKRAVLIVGPNPAFLGYIGEVLPSLGETGVLLSTVGELFPGVRATATDTPAAARVKGGAAMADVLAAVVRDRQTLPDPVIAIEHDREILMLDDDLVRVARERTREAKLPHNAAREHFEGYILNTLTEMVAERIGTDPYDGANLLDASDITQIRDELAENPEVWSAIGRLWPRITPRRLIADFLAEPDAHLSQEDADAVRRPVTRAWTVADVPLLDEAAELLGEDDRLARARVERERETQIAYAQGVLEVSYASRTYEFEDKEDGDPDGSEVLSAHDIIDAERFAERHEEDDHRSAAERAAADRTWAFGHIIVDEAQELSPMAWRLLMRRSPTRSMTLVGDPAQTAEAAGVGSWADILAPYVEDRWEHTRLGVNYRTPAEIMAVAAGVVRAERPDFEPPSSVRSTGVRPWARRAATKELPAEVAKAVAELTPAEGRLAVIAPRELHRALAARLDDVTAGAEPDLTKAVVLLDPRQAKGLEFDSVLVVEPGRFGTSDLYVALTRATQTLGIVHAEGLPGALAEELTVA, encoded by the coding sequence TTGCGGCGCGAGCAGGAATTCATCGATGGGCTGTACGCACGCGTGGACGCTCTGCGCGGTGCGACCGAGGGCTCGGTCACGGACGCGCTCGCCCAGGGCAACACCCCCAAGCAGGCTCGCCTCGAACGGGACATCCTGGTCGCCGAGCGTTCGGGGATGCTGGCCACGCTGAACGCCGTGGACGGCTCGCTCTGCTTCGGCCGCCTCGACCTCGCCGACGGGGCCGTCCACCACATCGGCCGGATCGGGCTGCGCGAGGACGACACCGAACGCACCCCGATCCTGATCGACTGGCGGGCGAAGGTCGCCCGCCCCTTCTACCTCGCCACCGGCCACACCCCGATGGGCCTGCGCCGCCGCCGGCACATCACCACCGACGGCCGCCGGGTCACCGCCCTGCACGACGAGATCCTCGACCTCGGCGACGAGACCCGCACCGGGTACGAGGACCCCACCGGCGACGCCGTCCTGCTGGCCGCCCTCAACTCGGCCCGCACCGGCCGCATGGGCGACATCGTGCAGACCATCCAGGCCGAGCAGGACCGCATCATCAGGGCCCCGCACCAGGGGGTGATGGTCGTGGAGGGCGGCCCCGGAACGGGCAAGACCGCCGTCGCCCTGCACCGGGCCGCCTACCTCCTCTACGAGCAGCGCGAACTGCTCGCCAAGCGCGCCGTTCTGATCGTCGGCCCCAACCCCGCCTTCCTCGGCTACATCGGCGAGGTGCTGCCGTCGCTGGGCGAGACGGGAGTGCTGCTGTCCACCGTCGGCGAACTGTTCCCCGGCGTACGGGCGACCGCGACCGACACCCCGGCGGCGGCCCGGGTGAAGGGCGGCGCCGCCATGGCCGACGTGCTCGCGGCCGTCGTACGGGACCGGCAGACGCTGCCCGACCCGGTGATCGCCATCGAGCACGACCGGGAGATCCTCATGCTCGACGACGACCTCGTAAGGGTCGCCCGTGAGCGCACGCGTGAGGCGAAGCTCCCGCACAACGCGGCCCGTGAGCACTTCGAGGGTTACATCCTCAACACCCTCACGGAGATGGTCGCCGAACGCATCGGCACCGACCCCTACGACGGCGCGAACCTCCTCGACGCCAGTGACATCACCCAGATCCGCGACGAACTGGCCGAGAACCCCGAGGTCTGGTCCGCCATCGGCCGGCTGTGGCCCCGGATCACCCCGCGCCGCCTGATCGCGGACTTCCTCGCCGAGCCGGACGCCCATCTGTCCCAGGAGGACGCCGACGCCGTACGCCGCCCCGTCACCCGGGCGTGGACGGTCGCCGATGTGCCGCTCCTCGACGAGGCCGCCGAACTGCTGGGCGAGGACGACCGGTTGGCGCGGGCCCGGGTCGAGCGCGAGCGGGAGACGCAGATCGCGTACGCGCAGGGCGTGCTGGAGGTGTCCTACGCGTCCCGGACGTACGAGTTCGAGGACAAGGAGGACGGCGACCCCGACGGCTCGGAGGTGCTGTCCGCGCACGACATCATCGACGCCGAGCGGTTCGCGGAGCGGCACGAGGAGGACGACCACCGCAGCGCCGCCGAGCGGGCGGCGGCCGACCGGACCTGGGCGTTCGGACACATCATCGTCGACGAGGCGCAGGAACTGTCGCCCATGGCCTGGCGGCTGCTGATGCGCCGCTCGCCGACCCGCTCGATGACCCTCGTCGGCGACCCGGCCCAGACGGCGGAGGCCGCCGGTGTCGGCTCCTGGGCCGACATCCTCGCCCCGTACGTCGAGGACCGCTGGGAGCACACCCGGCTCGGCGTCAACTACCGCACCCCCGCCGAGATCATGGCCGTCGCGGCCGGAGTGGTCCGCGCCGAGCGGCCGGACTTCGAGCCGCCCAGCTCGGTGCGGTCGACGGGCGTACGGCCCTGGGCGCGCCGCGCGGCGACGAAGGAACTGCCCGCGGAGGTGGCCAAGGCGGTGGCCGAGCTGACCCCGGCCGAGGGGCGGCTCGCGGTGATCGCGCCGCGCGAACTGCACCGGGCGCTCGCGGCCCGGCTGGACGACGTGACGGCCGGCGCGGAACCCGACCTGACCAAGGCCGTCGTCCTCCTCGACCCCCGGCAGGCCAAGGGCCTGGAGTTCGACTCCGTCCTCGTCGTCGAGCCGGGTCGCTTCGGTACGAGCGATCTGTACGTGGCGCTCACCCGGGCGACGCAGACGCTGGGCATCGTGCACGCGGAGGGGCTGCCGGGGGCGCTCGCGGAAGAACTGACGGTGGCCTGA
- a CDS encoding cytochrome P450 family protein, translating to METHPFAAAPAGGPGLESLRVEPLLTSEFDADPGSVYERLRSTYGPVAPVGLMGVPAWLVLDYSEVLEVLRNESVWRRDIRHWRARTEGRLPKGWPLLAGYEVRQTMFFDDEEHRHARLSHHSAMRPFQDGHSPEGWALRAAVARYADELIAMLAAESGTTGFADLAAQYTRPLLLMVTTKLFGCPVELGDEMVMDLWRMLDGGPDAGPATGRALGAMTRLAAHRRARPGEDLTSYMLLSDPSLSDEQLGRELFMNAVYLNDITGNMVCNTLLEVLRGNATVRRSLSDGQLGETVNRAALVNPPTANLCFRFAARDVRLGNYWIRAGDIVSPSVAAAHRDLLRIGPSHVVESTISTRAHLAWGAGPHQCPSAARELAGTIVTTAVGRIFDHFARAELTLPPDQLPWRSGPVVRGLRLLPVRYELAAHSAARVPVARRGDEVAPPVAPPAAPGAEPVGERSGSGLLGALRRMMFGGRRGG from the coding sequence ATGGAAACACATCCGTTCGCGGCCGCTCCGGCCGGCGGCCCCGGTCTGGAATCGCTGCGCGTGGAGCCGTTGCTGACCTCGGAGTTCGACGCGGACCCGGGCAGCGTCTACGAGCGACTGCGGAGCACGTACGGCCCCGTGGCACCGGTGGGGCTGATGGGGGTGCCGGCGTGGCTGGTTCTCGACTACTCAGAGGTGCTGGAGGTGCTGCGCAACGAAAGTGTCTGGCGGCGCGACATCCGGCACTGGCGGGCCCGGACGGAGGGGCGGCTGCCGAAGGGCTGGCCGCTCCTCGCCGGGTACGAGGTCCGGCAGACCATGTTCTTCGACGACGAGGAACACCGGCACGCCCGGCTGAGCCACCACTCGGCGATGCGGCCCTTCCAGGACGGGCACTCGCCCGAGGGCTGGGCACTGCGCGCGGCCGTCGCGCGGTACGCCGACGAGCTGATCGCCATGCTCGCGGCCGAGTCCGGGACCACCGGCTTCGCCGATCTCGCGGCGCAGTACACCCGGCCACTGCTCCTCATGGTCACGACCAAGCTGTTCGGCTGCCCCGTCGAACTCGGCGACGAGATGGTCATGGACCTGTGGCGGATGCTGGACGGCGGGCCGGACGCGGGGCCGGCGACCGGGCGGGCGCTGGGCGCGATGACCCGGCTGGCGGCGCATCGGCGGGCCCGTCCCGGGGAGGACCTGACCTCCTACATGCTGCTGTCCGACCCCTCGCTGAGCGACGAACAACTGGGCCGTGAGCTGTTCATGAACGCGGTCTACCTCAACGACATCACCGGGAACATGGTCTGCAACACCCTCCTCGAGGTGCTGCGGGGCAACGCGACCGTCCGCCGGAGCCTGTCCGACGGGCAGCTCGGGGAGACCGTGAACCGGGCGGCGCTGGTGAATCCGCCGACGGCCAACCTGTGCTTCCGGTTCGCGGCGCGTGACGTGCGGCTGGGGAACTACTGGATCCGGGCCGGTGACATCGTGTCGCCGTCCGTCGCGGCCGCGCACCGGGATCTGCTGCGGATCGGCCCGTCCCACGTCGTGGAGTCCACCATCAGTACGCGGGCGCATCTTGCGTGGGGGGCCGGGCCCCACCAGTGTCCCAGCGCCGCGCGTGAGCTCGCGGGGACGATCGTCACGACCGCGGTCGGGCGGATCTTCGACCACTTCGCCCGTGCGGAGCTCACGTTGCCGCCGGATCAGTTGCCGTGGCGGTCGGGGCCGGTGGTGCGGGGGCTGCGGTTGCTGCCGGTCCGCTATGAGCTCGCCGCGCACAGTGCGGCTCGGGTGCCGGTGGCTCGGCGGGGGGACGAGGTGGCGCCGCCGGTGGCTCCACCGGCGGCGCCGGGTGCGGAGCCGGTGGGGGAGCGGTCGGGGAGTGGGTTGCTGGGGGCGTTGCGGCGGATGATGTTCGGGGGGCGCAGGGGCGGCTGA
- the glgB gene encoding 1,4-alpha-glucan branching enzyme yields the protein MTPRPPSDDSTQHTGPTAEGPAPVKKTATKKTAAKKTVAKKATAKKTATKKAATKATNAAARSTAKAAEGTARGRKPAEKTPPAEKVAGGTSTVGKTAEVKAAVKKAVEGTPTAKEPAEGRAVAKKSSPRKSAEAGGVAGKALAKKAPARKSAAKKAVAKKAVAKTAVAKKAVAKTAVAKAAVQDMADTDTAVAETAVTKPAAVRKSVAKKSAVKKTVAKKAAGNKTVAKKAAGNKTVAKKAAGKKTVAEEAVTTEAAARKADAAKRAVKSPRRAERAVLVPAVPPGAGTSTPVPKPADAPPPEPVLPKQAAAEPTAPDPVVPRQAVAGPVPAESVALQPSVPEQDAAGPTVPQPSAAEPVGIPGAEPALAQPVFSPAMDGADRERLLDGTHHAPHSVLGAHPAPGGVVFRAFRPYALGVSVAVESLRAELHDDGGGFFSALLPLREVPEGYRLLVSYEGTEQETEDAYRFLPAIGELDLYLIGEGRHEELWRALGAEPMTHQGVTGTRFTVWAPNARGVRLAGTFNFWDATGYPMRSLGSSGVWELFVPGIGEGELYKFEITRPDGSKTLRADPLARRTEVPPNTSSVIHASHYEWTDEQWLARRTQTPAHEAPFSVYEVHLPSWRPGLTYRQLAEQLPAYVSDLGFTHVELLPIAEHPFGGSWGYQVTGFYAPTARLGTPDDFKFLVDALHGAGIGVLMDWVPAHFPRDDWALAEFDGRPLYEHEDPQRAAHPDWGTLEFDYGRREVRNFLVANALYWCEEYHIDGLRVDAVASMLYLDYSREPGQWTPNEHGGRENLDAVAFLQEMNATVYRRVPGVVTIAEESTAWDGVTRATHHTGPGGFGGLGFGMKWNMGWMHDSLDYMAKDPIHRKHHHHEMTFSMVYAYSENYVLPISHDEVVHGKGSLVSKMPGDWWQQRANHRAYLGFMWAHPGKQLLFMGQEFAQGAEWSEAHGPDWWLMDPAYGAEADHRGVRDLVRDLNGAYRHTPALWQQDTRPAGFSWITGDSADDNVLAFLRFAEDGSPLLAVSNFSPVVREEYRLGVPEDVPAWREILNTDAAAYGGTDTTTPDPVKPEPHPWHAQSASIRVTLPPLTTLWLRPA from the coding sequence GTGACTCCCCGCCCGCCGTCCGACGACAGCACCCAGCACACCGGCCCCACCGCCGAGGGGCCCGCCCCGGTGAAGAAGACGGCCACGAAGAAGACGGCCGCGAAGAAAACCGTGGCGAAGAAGGCGACAGCGAAGAAGACGGCGACGAAAAAGGCGGCGACGAAGGCGACGAACGCGGCGGCCAGGAGCACGGCCAAGGCTGCCGAGGGAACGGCCAGGGGCCGGAAGCCGGCCGAGAAGACACCACCGGCCGAGAAGGTGGCCGGCGGGACGTCGACGGTCGGGAAGACGGCCGAGGTCAAGGCGGCGGTCAAGAAGGCCGTCGAGGGGACACCGACGGCGAAGGAGCCTGCCGAGGGCAGGGCGGTCGCCAAGAAGTCGTCACCGAGGAAGTCGGCCGAGGCCGGGGGCGTGGCCGGGAAGGCCCTCGCCAAGAAGGCCCCCGCCAGGAAGTCCGCCGCGAAGAAGGCGGTGGCGAAGAAAGCGGTCGCGAAGACGGCTGTCGCGAAGAAAGCGGTCGCGAAGACGGCTGTCGCGAAAGCGGCCGTGCAGGACATGGCTGACACGGACACGGCTGTCGCGGAAACAGCTGTCACGAAACCCGCGGCTGTCAGGAAGAGCGTCGCGAAGAAGTCAGCAGTCAAGAAGACGGTCGCGAAGAAGGCTGCGGGCAACAAGACCGTCGCGAAGAAGGCTGCGGGCAACAAGACCGTCGCGAAGAAGGCTGCGGGCAAGAAGACCGTGGCCGAGGAAGCTGTGACCACCGAGGCCGCCGCCAGGAAGGCCGACGCCGCGAAGAGGGCCGTGAAGTCGCCGCGACGGGCGGAGAGGGCGGTGTTGGTCCCTGCCGTCCCGCCGGGCGCCGGAACGTCCACTCCCGTGCCGAAGCCCGCCGATGCGCCGCCCCCGGAACCGGTACTCCCCAAGCAGGCCGCCGCCGAGCCGACAGCCCCCGACCCGGTGGTGCCCAGGCAGGCCGTCGCCGGGCCGGTGCCGGCCGAGTCGGTGGCCCTCCAGCCGTCGGTCCCCGAGCAGGACGCCGCCGGGCCGACGGTGCCCCAGCCCTCCGCCGCCGAGCCGGTCGGCATCCCCGGTGCCGAACCCGCCCTCGCCCAGCCCGTCTTCTCCCCCGCGATGGACGGCGCCGATCGCGAGCGGCTGCTCGACGGGACCCATCACGCGCCGCACTCGGTGCTTGGGGCCCACCCCGCGCCCGGGGGTGTGGTGTTCCGGGCGTTCAGGCCCTACGCGCTCGGGGTGAGTGTGGCGGTGGAGTCGCTGCGGGCGGAGCTGCACGACGACGGGGGCGGGTTCTTCTCCGCGCTGCTGCCGCTGCGGGAGGTGCCGGAGGGGTACCGCCTGCTGGTCTCGTACGAGGGGACGGAGCAGGAGACGGAGGACGCGTACCGTTTCCTGCCCGCGATCGGCGAGCTGGACCTCTATCTGATCGGTGAGGGGCGGCACGAGGAGCTGTGGCGGGCGCTCGGCGCCGAGCCGATGACCCACCAGGGCGTGACCGGCACCCGCTTCACGGTGTGGGCGCCGAACGCACGCGGCGTGCGCCTGGCCGGGACCTTCAACTTCTGGGACGCCACGGGCTACCCGATGCGTTCGCTGGGCTCCTCCGGTGTGTGGGAGCTGTTCGTGCCCGGGATCGGCGAGGGCGAGCTGTACAAGTTCGAGATCACGCGGCCGGACGGCTCGAAGACGCTCCGGGCCGACCCGCTGGCCCGCCGCACGGAGGTTCCGCCGAACACGTCCTCCGTCATCCACGCCTCGCACTACGAGTGGACCGACGAGCAGTGGCTGGCCCGGCGGACGCAGACCCCCGCGCACGAGGCACCGTTCTCGGTCTACGAGGTGCATCTGCCGTCCTGGCGCCCGGGACTGACGTACCGGCAACTCGCCGAGCAGCTACCGGCGTACGTCTCCGACCTCGGCTTCACCCACGTCGAACTGCTGCCCATCGCCGAGCATCCCTTCGGCGGCTCCTGGGGCTACCAGGTCACCGGGTTCTACGCCCCGACCGCCCGCCTCGGCACGCCCGACGACTTCAAGTTCCTGGTCGACGCCCTGCACGGGGCCGGGATCGGCGTCCTGATGGACTGGGTGCCGGCCCACTTCCCGCGTGACGACTGGGCGTTGGCCGAGTTCGACGGGCGTCCGCTGTACGAGCACGAGGACCCGCAGCGGGCGGCGCACCCCGACTGGGGGACGCTGGAGTTCGACTACGGGCGTCGTGAGGTGCGCAACTTCCTGGTGGCGAACGCCCTCTACTGGTGCGAGGAGTACCACATCGACGGGCTGCGGGTGGATGCCGTCGCGTCGATGCTGTACCTCGACTACTCGCGTGAGCCGGGCCAGTGGACGCCGAACGAGCACGGCGGCCGGGAGAACCTGGACGCGGTCGCCTTCCTTCAGGAGATGAACGCGACGGTGTACCGGCGGGTGCCGGGCGTCGTGACGATCGCGGAGGAGTCCACGGCCTGGGACGGCGTCACGCGCGCCACCCACCACACCGGTCCCGGCGGCTTCGGCGGCCTCGGATTCGGCATGAAGTGGAACATGGGCTGGATGCACGACTCGCTGGACTACATGGCCAAGGACCCCATCCACCGCAAGCACCACCACCACGAGATGACCTTCTCGATGGTGTACGCGTACAGCGAGAACTACGTCCTGCCCATCTCCCACGACGAGGTCGTGCACGGCAAGGGCTCACTGGTGTCGAAGATGCCGGGCGACTGGTGGCAGCAGCGGGCCAACCACCGCGCGTATCTCGGCTTCATGTGGGCGCACCCCGGCAAGCAACTCCTCTTCATGGGCCAGGAGTTCGCGCAGGGCGCGGAGTGGTCGGAGGCGCACGGCCCCGACTGGTGGCTCATGGACCCCGCGTACGGTGCCGAGGCCGACCACCGGGGCGTACGGGACCTCGTCCGTGACCTCAACGGCGCCTACCGGCACACCCCCGCCCTCTGGCAGCAGGACACCCGACCCGCCGGGTTCTCCTGGATCACGGGCGACTCCGCGGACGACAACGTCCTGGCGTTCCTGCGGTTCGCGGAGGACGGCTCGCCGCTGCTGGCCGTCTCCAACTTCAGCCCCGTCGTCCGCGAGGAGTATCGGCTGGGTGTCCCCGAGGACGTCCCGGCCTGGCGCGAGATCCTGAACACGGACGCGGCGGCCTACGGTGGCACCGACACCACGACCCCCGACCCGGTGAAACCCGAGCCCCACCCCTGGCACGCCCAGTCGGCCAGCATCCGCGTCACCCTGCCCCCGCTGACCACCCTCTGGCTCCGCCCGGCGTAG
- a CDS encoding maltokinase N-terminal cap-like domain-containing protein — MSEAATHPTAPSPAPPPATEPAPGLLTSLEPLLREWLPRQRWFAGKGRPVTGFSLVAATELLPAAAAKAGLLHLLVRAHQPLVPSQGAPAHPGDCYQLLLGVREALPPWLAPALIGHVAEGPLAGRTVYEALHDPRLADVLLEAMRARAQVGEVRCGRDMRHDIPEGLVPRVVTSEQSNSSIVYGDTFILKLFRRVVPGDNPDLELPMELSREGCPRVPAPVAWMVAELDRTAGADGHHVLGVLQPFLHGAADGWELALSMLVKGEDFTAEARALGRATAEVHTALARALPTVTLGRAQLESLVDGMTGRLEAAAQAVPALRPYAPGLHTAFEALADLAAEGRAWTAQRIHGDLHLGQCLRSPSGEWSLIDFEGEPSKPLAERRMPQPVARDVAGMLRSFDYAAHSLQPSAADWAAACRAAYCSGYADVAGADPRMDPVLLRAYETDKAVYEVLYEARHRPDWLPVPLAAVHRLATDPNADTP; from the coding sequence ATGTCGGAAGCTGCCACGCACCCCACCGCGCCAAGTCCTGCTCCACCGCCCGCCACAGAGCCGGCCCCCGGGCTGCTCACCTCCCTGGAGCCGCTGCTGCGGGAGTGGCTGCCACGGCAGCGCTGGTTCGCGGGGAAGGGGCGGCCGGTCACCGGATTCAGTCTGGTGGCGGCCACCGAACTGCTGCCGGCGGCCGCCGCCAAGGCCGGGCTGCTGCATCTCCTCGTACGCGCCCACCAGCCGCTGGTGCCGTCCCAGGGCGCCCCGGCCCACCCCGGCGACTGCTACCAACTGCTGCTCGGCGTACGCGAGGCGCTGCCGCCATGGCTGGCGCCCGCGCTGATCGGGCATGTGGCCGAAGGACCGCTGGCCGGGCGGACGGTCTACGAGGCGCTGCACGACCCGCGCCTCGCCGACGTCCTCCTGGAGGCGATGCGGGCCAGGGCGCAGGTCGGTGAGGTGCGCTGCGGGCGGGACATGCGGCACGACATCCCCGAGGGCCTGGTGCCGCGTGTGGTGACCTCGGAGCAGTCCAACTCCTCGATCGTCTACGGCGATACGTTCATCCTGAAGCTGTTCCGCCGGGTCGTGCCCGGGGACAACCCCGACCTCGAACTGCCGATGGAGCTGTCCCGCGAGGGCTGCCCCCGGGTACCCGCGCCGGTGGCCTGGATGGTGGCGGAGCTGGACCGAACCGCCGGCGCCGACGGCCATCACGTCCTGGGCGTCCTCCAGCCGTTCCTGCACGGCGCGGCGGACGGCTGGGAACTGGCGCTGAGCATGCTCGTCAAGGGCGAGGACTTCACCGCCGAGGCGCGGGCACTGGGGCGGGCGACCGCCGAGGTGCACACCGCGCTGGCGCGGGCCCTGCCCACGGTCACCCTGGGGCGGGCGCAACTGGAGTCGCTGGTCGACGGGATGACCGGACGCCTGGAGGCCGCCGCGCAGGCCGTACCCGCGCTGCGGCCGTACGCACCCGGTCTGCACACGGCCTTCGAAGCCCTGGCCGACCTGGCCGCCGAGGGGCGTGCCTGGACCGCCCAGCGCATCCACGGCGACCTCCATCTCGGGCAGTGTCTCCGCTCGCCCTCCGGGGAGTGGTCGCTCATAGATTTCGAGGGCGAGCCGTCGAAGCCGCTGGCCGAGCGGCGGATGCCGCAGCCCGTCGCCCGTGACGTCGCCGGCATGCTCCGCTCCTTCGACTACGCCGCGCACTCCCTCCAGCCGTCGGCCGCCGACTGGGCGGCCGCCTGCAGGGCCGCGTACTGCTCCGGCTACGCGGACGTCGCCGGGGCCGACCCACGTATGGATCCCGTACTGCTGCGCGCCTACGAGACCGACAAGGCCGTGTACGAGGTCCTCTACGAGGCCCGGCACCGCCCCGACTGGCTACCGGTGCCCCTGGCCGCCGTCCACCGGCTGGCCACGGACCCCAACGCCGACACCCCCTGA